The Dreissena polymorpha isolate Duluth1 chromosome 2, UMN_Dpol_1.0, whole genome shotgun sequence nucleotide sequence TGTCGAAGGGAAAAGTCATTTTTGTCGTAAGCAGCAATGATAAACTTGGAACAACCGGAAAGCAGACAGGCTGGTACCTACCGGAGGCAGCGCATCCGTACGAGGTTCTCTCAAAGGCCGGGTACCAGATTACATTCGTCAGCCCTAAGGGAGGGAAAGCTCCGATGGTAAGATGTCATTGTGGGAATTGGACTTGTAGATGGACAGTCGAACGTTCAGCAATACAGCAAGACACTTGTATACAAAAACAGACAGACTTATAATAAGCTGACAGACAGACccagaaaaaaacacatgcgACGTGCAGATGCCGAGACAAAGGGATTTAATGGCACAGAAAGTATTAAGTTTACTTTTTCATAATAACTATGTTACTTAAGTacttgtgtttaaaaaaaaaactgtgcaGTACCTGATGCGGGTCACAATTTTCCCTCACGGGCTGTGTTTCAGGACGAAGGGAGTGGCCAGACGTTCAAGGACGATGCCGTCTGCAAGGAATTCCTAAAGCATCACGTGACAAAGCTAGACAAGACGGTGAAAGCTTCCGAGTTGAAACCCGCGTAGGTTTTGTTTTGTTAGCAAAGTTTGAGTGTAAAAGCAGGGTCCATTTCGTAGACAGTAATACGTTGATTATGTATATCACTCTTCCTGCCTATCTTTCGTCTTGATTTGCGTATCTGCGAGTATTGCGTTTCTTTCCTGGTGACAGACGTATCTAAATTTTGCATCAGCATTGCATGGACGTGTTATATTGCATGAATATTTAATGGGGTAGTAATATTGCATGAATATTTCATGGGTTAGTAATGTTTTCCCCCTATTTCAGTGACTTCAAAGGCCTGTTTTATGTCGGCGGTCACGCACCAATGTTCGACATGCCTGCTGCCAAAGATATCGCCAAACTTGCAGCCGACATTTACGAAAACGGCGGCATTCTGGGCGCCGTCTGCCACGGAACTGTCGGTAAAGTGCATTCGAAATGAGCCTCTTCTgggtgtcgtctcagattaacgtagttctctaagaagagactttctttaaccgaAAAACCACATATGCGGAAATTGTCGCCCCTGATTAATAtgtgcagactgtgcaggctgatctgcgacgacactctacgcacatgcaattagccccgttttctcagagcgcggtcATCAAATCATTATCCAGTGATACGTTGTATAATCTTGTTTAGGGCTGCAACTTTAGTTTTACTACTGCAACATTTTCAAACGGCTAAACAAGAGTTGAGTGCCCCATTTCTTGTAAATTAATATACACGGTTATGCTATGTAGTGTGAAAGAACATTCGATGCGTTTTTGGAAAATATGCAtaacattttacttttattttccttTATGTAGGTTTTGTCCCAGTTAAGCTGTCGTCAGGCGAAAGCTTGGTCAAAGGTCAGACCGTGACTTCATTCACGAATTCGGAGGAGGACGCTGTGAAGTTGTCGTCTGCTATGCCTTTCATGCTGGAAACCAAACTACGCGAGTTGGGGGCAAAATTTGTTGGCGCTGACAATTGGGCGTGTAATGTACAGGTGATCATCTTTGTGTTCCTTTTCCGTTCGATAGCTGATATCTTGCAAAAACACATGCATAATTCGTCTGTGGCTGATATTTTCCAACTATATGATGTCAAGATATtcattaaatcataaaatattaacccatttttgcctagtggattctcccatccttcttaatcggatcaatttatttccaaaattagagatgtctattatatttacttctatatttagaatatttttaacagaaatgcttttaagcaaacagcgcataccctgatgtgacgccgcattatgcggcgtctcatctgggtctacgctgtttgccaaggccccttttctagacgctaggcataaatgggttaaggattTTTCAGACAGACCATATTGGTTTGTGTCTCGTGACCACTGttaattgtttcatttaaatcatattaatttaCCAGGTGTGTCCAAAAATATGAATGCTGAGATTTGACAAGGTATCTTTACAAAATGCCTAAATTGATAAATGGGCTATAGAATATGATATGCATTAAATCACGACCCTTTCATAAATATGTGAGTGAGGATTTACATCTTCATTTCATCTTAATTCATCCGATAGCAGTACATCATCGTGTTTTCATATTATATACTATACTTTTATAGTATATGTTTGTATTTCCGTGCATTTCTTATACTAAGATTTAATTATGTTGACAAACGTATGTCATTTCTGTTAGTGTAAACAATGTTTATAGCAATTACTTCTTGACCGTTACGTTTGTTCTGTGTATACTGAAGGTCAGTGGACGGCTGGTCAGTGGTCAGAATCCCGCTTCGGCCACCAAGACGGGAGAGGAGATGGTGAAACTATTGGCCGCACAGTAACTTGACAATTTACATATAATTTATCACTTGCATTGAATTTATGTATCACTTcatgtttattttcttttgaaattacaTCAGTGCATTTTGATATTACATTATTTAGTTATGCTTTGTGTTGCTTCACTATGGTGTACTTTCCATATTGTTTCCAATAGATCTGGTCGAGTATTTATTTGAGTGTTGAATAAACCATTGTATAATTAAAATGCCTCTGATATTTTCTTGCCAAATAAAAATGgtcgtatatatatttattgacatTATATGATAATCACGTATAGGACAGTATGTTAATTCACCTACGCGACATGCGTATAATTCATATTATTCATCAATCAACATAAGTTTATTTCTTTGTATAACCATAGTTGTATTAATATCATATTTATCtcataacattataaaaataagCTTCACATTTTATACACATGAATGGAGTTATGAAAACATTGTATGAGTTGTGGTTCTGTAATAGACGCGAATCAGATTTTTTCtcagaaatgaaatgaaaaatcgTCATTTATACTTGCATATTTAAATGCTCAACCCGTAGGTTTGCCCATCCTCAAATGTAATAGTTTTATGTTTATAACGGGTTTGTTAGCCATGGTTTCAATGGAAACATCTGTatcgaaaaaaaaatatattgttgatatgttttattgtatattttctgtatataaataattttcataaataatgtataacaaaATCATACGAAAAGAGCATTTCGAAAGACAAATTATTGTTTGCATAAAATTGAAATATCACATCTTGATACATTCACTTAAACATTTCAGCCCATTTCTATTTATCTGACCACTAAAACAATCGATATAGCTCTGAATTCATGCTATATCTAAATAAATAAAGCGACATTGAGTACATGGTACATTTATGAGGAATTACGACACATCTTACGTTTATACAGAGACGTTTACTGTTTTATGCATGTTTTTCGATATAAACGTAAGCCTTAAATAAATTGAAGGCAACCATTACAGTGTACGCTATGCTAAAAATTGGCGGAGTCGTTTAACCTTAGATGCTTTGACGTTAAAGGAACGCAAAGTGACAAATGAAGATTGTCAAACATACACAGGCACACATCGTGGCACAGACAAGGCACGCATCGAGGCTTTACCCAGAATTGTTCTCGAAAGACAAACGCGAAACGTTTCGCAACACCGACAAGATACAATACATTCCTGCAGAAATATAGGCACACGATTCAAGACGTGATCAACTATAGGCGTCGTAGAGCAAGTTCAGTCCTCGTATCGTCACTCGGTCACATGTTTTAGTCTCTAGCTGTATTGGGCTCTGAGACCGAAACCGTTTGTGGTGAGCTTTCCTCTTCCGGGATATCGTCATGCTCCTGCTTCCGGTGTTTATTGATGTGAATTACGTCATCACTCCTGTAGGTTTCCAGAAGATACTCGCCTTTGCGCTGGAATCGCTCCGCGTGTTTAATGGCGGCCTCTGTTTTCTGCAAACGATCATTCGACGGGTCAGAGTCGTCTGAATAGAACGTGTTCTCGCGAGATTTGATAGCTTCGAAACGCCTGGCCACCTCGTGTTTCATGTTCTGTTGGTGTGACTTAGGAACCTGCTTAGCGGACCTCGGGGTCTGTCGCCCCTGTCGATCGTCTTTCGTCGCGTATTTGAATAGTCGGCTCATGGACCTTAGGTTTTCTATAGGATAGTCGTTCTCGTCCACCTTAGCGGGCGACAAGCAGTTTATAAACCTGTTGAACCGTCCGTCCCGCCCGGAGCTTCCCTCTTCAAGAAGTAATTTGCCACAGTAACTGTTGTATTTGTTGATCACCTGCGGCTCGTACTCTATAATTTCCGGAAATTTCGTCATGAAAGTCTTTTCTCTGTGAGTAATTATTTCGGTCTGTTCTCGAACTACTGTCATATGAAGCTTCATATTTGGCAACACAGGCGACCGCGAGTCCGGTTTACCGTGATCCGGTTTGAACTCAGACATTCGGTACATTATCTTGCAGCTTTTCGGTCGCTCGCCTTCATTTTTGAGATGCACGCATGGAAGATTCATGTTGGAGAGTCTGATTTCGTCCACACGTTTCCATTTTTGTTGCTTCCGCTGTTGAGACTGTCGGAATGCGCGCATGTTGGACTCCAGGACCTGCGCGTACTTCAGTCGATCTTTCCGCATGGATTCCATCTTCATGGCCAACTGCCGGCTGTAGCTGACATTCTCGTACAGAATGGCCTGCGAGAGGCGGGTTTTAGGTAGCGTCTGTCTCAGACAAAGAAAGTGCTTGATTCCAATATTCCGGGTGTCCGCGCCGGTTGTAAATTCTAACGTTTCCGGTGTTATTTCAAAACTTTTGATCGGCGTGATTTCCATTTCGACCGTCATCTTTCagttgttatttaaattaaagatGGGACAGCTGAAGTTTTATCATTCATTTTCACCACCCGCGAAAACTTTTCGCCACACTTCATCTAAAATCCATGTTCACTAACTGAGATCTCGCGATGTTCAGTAACGACTTGAAACAATACGGTTTTAAGACAAATGTGTTATAATCATTATCCCCCGTAAAGTATTCAACCATCTTAGATGGTAaagttaacatttaaaacattattcaatAACACACATTGGTCGCAATTCGTAAATGATTGAATTTGATAACAAATTAAATGGTAAATGAACAAAAGGATCATTACAGATTGAAACAAAGGCGGCTACGAGACTCGATATAAGTGGCTGCCCTATGCCAATAATTTGGTTTGATGGTTTACCTTTAACTTGGCGCTAAAATGTTGATACGATCATTAATCtaagttttaattgtttaaatatttgtctatttaatgacattaaatgctatatgttttttttgtgaatgacagaacatttttttaactatagatatttacattttttagaCGCGAACTGGGTACTATTAGTTTTAACAAAGTATTTAGCCCCTAGcgtaaattgttgttttatttataatctaCATTGTGACATTGAGAGGTAATAGTGCGTAACCTTACATAACAGTTGTTTAAAAAGGAATCTCATTCTTAAATGGTGAGGGTTTTTATTCATTCCCCTTAAGAGTTATTATGTGCGCAAATCCGTTGCAACAATTCAGTCCGTAAAAGATCAACTTCGTTCTCGTAAAACTGgcctaaatgcatgtgtttaaagtgtcgtcccagataagcccatGCAGTCCGTataggcttatcaggtacgacattttcatgtttttttttaaagaagactCTTTTAGACGAAAAACCAGTCTAAGCGGAAAGGGTcctacctgataagcctgtgcgggcagcataggctaatctgtgtcgacactttaaacacatgcatttatgccAGTTTTCCCAGGACGTAGCCTATATAGTCTATACGCACGTGTATGAGACCGAAGTGTCAATGTCAATACGGTATGTTTCAGCTTGATCATATTCTATCCAATTAAGTTATATATTATATCAAACCAATTAACACTAAATTAGCTGTTATAAGGGTTTTCAATGTCAGTTCGTAATTAAGGATTTTTTTAATTTCGAGATTTGTTTGAAACATCCATGTTAGTAAAGTTAtgcatttaaaaatgaaagaGTAAAATCAGAGATccataaataatgaattaaattttaattataaacagaTTTATGGTAAAAGAGTTACATGCTACTTTCAAGAAGGTTAAACATCATATCATCCAGTTAACTCATTTGTCATTCAATAATCGTAAAATCTTTGTATCGGTATTTCGGCGATAACTTGTGTTCACgtattttactttataaaattatttgcatTGGACAAAGTTTCAATGTTTTAACAATTAGGATATTTGGGTAGTCCTCTGCAGGTGCGAAACATTCATGTGGTATTTCGCCGGGCTCCTGCTTAGTAATAAATTATGCGCAGATTCTCTTAACTTCCTTGCGCGTCgtgtactgttgttgtttttttaatcggCATTTTGCGACCCAATGTCTATTCTATCCGCGGTCCTAAACAAATTACATCGGCGGTG carries:
- the LOC127868699 gene encoding uncharacterized protein LOC127868699; amino-acid sequence: MTVEMEITPIKSFEITPETLEFTTGADTRNIGIKHFLCLRQTLPKTRLSQAILYENVSYSRQLAMKMESMRKDRLKYAQVLESNMRAFRQSQQRKQQKWKRVDEIRLSNMNLPCVHLKNEGERPKSCKIMYRMSEFKPDHGKPDSRSPVLPNMKLHMTVVREQTEIITHREKTFMTKFPEIIEYEPQVINKYNSYCGKLLLEEGSSGRDGRFNRFINCLSPAKVDENDYPIENLRSMSRLFKYATKDDRQGRQTPRSAKQVPKSHQQNMKHEVARRFEAIKSRENTFYSDDSDPSNDRLQKTEAAIKHAERFQRKGEYLLETYRSDDVIHINKHRKQEHDDIPEEESSPQTVSVSEPNTARD
- the LOC127868703 gene encoding uncharacterized protein LOC127868703, yielding MSKGKVIFVVSSNDKLGTTGKQTGWYLPEAAHPYEVLSKAGYQITFVSPKGGKAPMDEGSGQTFKDDAVCKEFLKHHVTKLDKTVKASELKPADFKGLFYVGGHAPMFDMPAAKDIAKLAADIYENGGILGAVCHGTVGFVPVKLSSGESLVKGQTVTSFTNSEEDAVKLSSAMPFMLETKLRELGAKFVGADNWACNVQVSGRLVSGQNPASATKTGEEMVKLLAAQ